From Vitis vinifera cultivar Pinot Noir 40024 chromosome 5, ASM3070453v1, the proteins below share one genomic window:
- the LOC100261738 gene encoding aspartic proteinase 36 isoform X2, whose product MYNLPRLYYAKIGIGTPARDYYVQVDTGSDIMWVNCIQCNECPKKSSLGMELTLYDIKESLTGKLVSCDQDFCYAINGGPPSYCIANMSCSYTEIYADGSSSFGYFVRDIVQYDQVSGDLETTSANGSVIFGCSATQSGDLSSEEALDGILGFGKSNTSMISQLASSGKVRKMFAHCLDGLNGGGIFAIGHIVQPKVNTTPLVPNQTHYNVNMKAVEVGGYFLNLPTDVFDVGDKKGTIIDSGTTLAYLPEVVYDQLLSKIFSWQSDLKVHTIHDQFTCFQYSESLDDGFPAVTFHFENSLYLKVHPHEYLFSYDGLWCIGWQNSGMQSRDRRNITLLGDLALSNKLVLYDLENQVIGWTEYNCSSSIKVVDEQSGTVHLVGSHYISSACSLSTRSAIIMLLLTTMLYTLVY is encoded by the exons ATGTATAATTTGCCAAG gCTTTACTATGCTAAAATTGGGATTGGAACACCGGCAAGGGACTACTATGTACAAGTAGATACAGGAAGTGACATTATGTGGGTTAATTGTATTCAGTGCAATGAATGTCCCAAGAAAAGCTCTCTTGGT ATGGAACTCACATTATATGATATAAAGGAGTCACTCACTGGAAAATTGGTTTCTTGTGATCAAGATTTTTGCTATGCAATCAATGGTGGCCCTCCATCTTATTGCATAGCTAATATGTCCTGTTCTTATACTGAGATATATGCAGATGGGAGCTCCTCTTTTGGATACTTTGTAAGGGATATTGTACAGTATGATCAGGTATCTGGAGATCTCGAAACTACATCGGCAAATGGCAGTGTTATATTTGG GTGTAGTGCTACACAATCTGGGGATTTAAGTTCTGAGGAAGCTCTTGATGGGATACTTGGTTTTGGGAAGTCAAATACGTCTATGATTTCACAATTAGCTTCTTCTGGAAAAGTGAGAAAGATGTTTGCACACTGCTTAGATGGTTTAAATGGAGGTGGGATCTTTGCTATTGGGCATATTGTGCAGCCAAAAGTTAACACAACTCCATTGGTACCAAACCA gACACATTACAATGTCAATATGAAGGCAGTTGAAGTTGGTGGTTATTTTCTAAATCTTCCAACAGATGTATTTGATGTGGGAGACAAGAAAGGAACAATCATTGATAGTGGTACAACCTTGGCTTATCTCCCAGAGGTGGTTTATGATCAGTTATTGAGTAAG atattttcttggCAGTCTGATTTGAAAGTACATACCATTCATGACCAGTTTACGTGCTTTCAGTACTCTGAAAG TTTGGATGATGGATTTCCGGCTGtcacttttcattttgaaaattcacTTTACTTGAAGGTTCATCCCCATGAATATCTATTCTCATAT GATGGTTTATGGTGCATTGGTTGGCAAAACAGTGGGATGCAATCCAGGGATAGAAGGAATATCACCCTTTTAGGAG ATTTAGCACTTTCAAATAAGCTAGTCTTGTATGATCTAGAAAATCAGGTCATTGGATGGACCGAATATAACT GTTCTTCAAGCATTAAAGTGGTGGATGAACAGAGTGGAACAGTACATTTAGTAGGTTCTCATTATATTTCTTCTGCTTGCAGTCTGAGTACAAGAAGCGCTATAATCATGTTGTTGCTAACAACTATGTTGTACACTTTAGTTTACTAA
- the LOC100261738 gene encoding aspartic proteinase 36 isoform X1 — MSKGPKAIMLIIRPPCLFAPSPLLRILLLLPLLLIISITITTPVSANHGFFSLKYKFAGQKRSLAALKAHDNSRQLRILAGVDLPLGGTGRPEAVGLYYAKIGIGTPARDYYVQVDTGSDIMWVNCIQCNECPKKSSLGMELTLYDIKESLTGKLVSCDQDFCYAINGGPPSYCIANMSCSYTEIYADGSSSFGYFVRDIVQYDQVSGDLETTSANGSVIFGCSATQSGDLSSEEALDGILGFGKSNTSMISQLASSGKVRKMFAHCLDGLNGGGIFAIGHIVQPKVNTTPLVPNQTHYNVNMKAVEVGGYFLNLPTDVFDVGDKKGTIIDSGTTLAYLPEVVYDQLLSKIFSWQSDLKVHTIHDQFTCFQYSESLDDGFPAVTFHFENSLYLKVHPHEYLFSYDGLWCIGWQNSGMQSRDRRNITLLGDLALSNKLVLYDLENQVIGWTEYNCSSSIKVVDEQSGTVHLVGSHYISSACSLSTRSAIIMLLLTTMLYTLVY; from the exons ATGTCCAAAGGGCCCAAAGCCATCATGCTCATCATCAGACCTCCCTGCCTCTTCGCTCCGTCACCTCTGCTTCGAatcctattattattaccattattaCTCATCATCTCCATCACTATTACGACTCCTGTTTCTGCAAATCACGGCTTTTTCAGTCTCAAGTACAAATTCGCAGGCCAGAAACGGTCTCTCGCCGCCCTCAAAGCTCACGACAACAGCCGCCAGCTTCGGATTCTTGCTGGCGTCGACCTCCCCCTCGGCGGCACCGGCCGTCCCGAAGCCGTCGG gCTTTACTATGCTAAAATTGGGATTGGAACACCGGCAAGGGACTACTATGTACAAGTAGATACAGGAAGTGACATTATGTGGGTTAATTGTATTCAGTGCAATGAATGTCCCAAGAAAAGCTCTCTTGGT ATGGAACTCACATTATATGATATAAAGGAGTCACTCACTGGAAAATTGGTTTCTTGTGATCAAGATTTTTGCTATGCAATCAATGGTGGCCCTCCATCTTATTGCATAGCTAATATGTCCTGTTCTTATACTGAGATATATGCAGATGGGAGCTCCTCTTTTGGATACTTTGTAAGGGATATTGTACAGTATGATCAGGTATCTGGAGATCTCGAAACTACATCGGCAAATGGCAGTGTTATATTTGG GTGTAGTGCTACACAATCTGGGGATTTAAGTTCTGAGGAAGCTCTTGATGGGATACTTGGTTTTGGGAAGTCAAATACGTCTATGATTTCACAATTAGCTTCTTCTGGAAAAGTGAGAAAGATGTTTGCACACTGCTTAGATGGTTTAAATGGAGGTGGGATCTTTGCTATTGGGCATATTGTGCAGCCAAAAGTTAACACAACTCCATTGGTACCAAACCA gACACATTACAATGTCAATATGAAGGCAGTTGAAGTTGGTGGTTATTTTCTAAATCTTCCAACAGATGTATTTGATGTGGGAGACAAGAAAGGAACAATCATTGATAGTGGTACAACCTTGGCTTATCTCCCAGAGGTGGTTTATGATCAGTTATTGAGTAAG atattttcttggCAGTCTGATTTGAAAGTACATACCATTCATGACCAGTTTACGTGCTTTCAGTACTCTGAAAG TTTGGATGATGGATTTCCGGCTGtcacttttcattttgaaaattcacTTTACTTGAAGGTTCATCCCCATGAATATCTATTCTCATAT GATGGTTTATGGTGCATTGGTTGGCAAAACAGTGGGATGCAATCCAGGGATAGAAGGAATATCACCCTTTTAGGAG ATTTAGCACTTTCAAATAAGCTAGTCTTGTATGATCTAGAAAATCAGGTCATTGGATGGACCGAATATAACT GTTCTTCAAGCATTAAAGTGGTGGATGAACAGAGTGGAACAGTACATTTAGTAGGTTCTCATTATATTTCTTCTGCTTGCAGTCTGAGTACAAGAAGCGCTATAATCATGTTGTTGCTAACAACTATGTTGTACACTTTAGTTTACTAA
- the LOC104879403 gene encoding uncharacterized protein LOC104879403 isoform X1, which produces MATANLQFLFSSFLLAALLIAGTATHSELLHQQGGFNSYPSQRVVSVQNNGDGGWRKWGSRREMIGSTAPTCTYNECKGCKFKCRAEQIPVDGNDPIHSAYHYKCMCHR; this is translated from the exons ATGGCCACAGCCAACTTGCAGTTTCTCTTCTCCTCCTTTCTCCTTGCAGCTCTCCTCATTGCAG GGACTGCAACTCATTCAGAACTTCTACATCAACAAGGAGGCTTCAATTCATATCCATCACAAAGAGTAGTATCAGTTCAG AACAATGGAGATGGAGGATGGAGAAAATGGGGTTCAAGAAGAGAGATGATAGGGTCTACAGCCCCAACATGCACATACAATGAATGCAAAGGGTGCAAGTTCAAGTGCAGAGCAGAGCAGATTCCTGTGGATGGTAATGACCCAATTCACAGTGCCTATCACTACAAGTGTATGTGCCATAGGTAA
- the LOC104879403 gene encoding uncharacterized protein LOC104879403 isoform X2 — protein sequence MATANLQFLFSSFLLAALLIAGTATHSELLHQQGGFNSYPSQRVVSVQGSWVLEQWRWRMEKMGFKKRDDRVYSPNMHIQ from the exons ATGGCCACAGCCAACTTGCAGTTTCTCTTCTCCTCCTTTCTCCTTGCAGCTCTCCTCATTGCAG GGACTGCAACTCATTCAGAACTTCTACATCAACAAGGAGGCTTCAATTCATATCCATCACAAAGAGTAGTATCAGTTCAG GGTTCTTGGGTGCTAGAACAATGGAGATGGAGGATGGAGAAAATGGGGTTCAAGAAGAGAGATGATAGGGTCTACAGCCCCAACATGCACATACAATGA
- the LOC132253847 gene encoding F-box/kelch-repeat protein At3g06240-like, whose amino-acid sequence MWIVNFTRLKKTTMAELPLHIIENILLRLPVKSLIRSRCVCKAWRTLISHPHFVKSHLRLPQTQARTQFCTLNYGEPGDNYYLVVGASTKDCEAFSDDNGGALAFDYLFDIGGFKYEVVLLDSCDGLLCLVDLANKIVLWNPSTRQCNQLPPNPNVLDFLGCHGFGYDSFADDYKVFLVSMLNPNFETVVDVFSLKSNKWKRIQEKHHTRAARMCATVLHGALHWVAYDPILGFDTIMAFDFEKERFREMAIPREEEELYVKLRVVGGCLCVHGSKDPSKMWVMKEYGVDTSWSKMASPYNSLRNNLNEEFRCELLHTLNNEHMLLVNKEKLMLCDQKENTYKNIMPYGRWFRHDANLYVETLVSPHPSL is encoded by the exons ATGTG GATAGTGAATTTTACAAGGTTGAAGAAGACTACAATGGCGGAGTTACCTCTTCACATCATCGAGAACATACTCTTGAGATTACCAGTCAAGTCTCTGATCCGTTCCAGGTGCGTCTGCAAAGCTTGGCGCACATTAATTTCCCATCCCCATTTCGTTAAAAGTCACCTCCGACTACCACAAACCCAAGCTAGAACTCAGTTTTGTACCCTAAACTATGGCGAACCTGGGGACAATTACTATCTGGTAGTTGGAGCCTCTACCAAAGACTGCGAAGCATTTAGCGATGATAACGGTGGGGCATTagcttttgattatttatttgatattggAGGATTTAAATACGAAGTCGTTCTTCTGGATTCCTGTGATGGGTTGTTGTGTTTAGTTGATTTGGCAAATAAAATTGTCTTATGGAACCCATCTACCAGACAATGCAATCAATTACCACCAAATCCTAACGTTCTGGATTTTCTTGGTTGCCATGGATTTGGGTATGACTCCTTTGCCGATGACTACAAGGTATTTCTTGTTTCTATGCTCAATCCTAACTTTGAGACTGTGGTGGATGTTTTCTCGCTGAAATCcaataaatggaaaagaattcAGGAAAAACATCATACTAGGGCTGCGCGCATGTGTGCAACTGTTTTACATGGGGCACTCCATTGGGTAGCTTATGATCCTATTCTGGGCTTTGATACAATCATggcttttgattttgaaaaggagCGGTTCCGGGAGATGGCAATTccgagagaagaagaagaactatATGTAAAGTTGAGGGTTGTAGGAGGATGCCTTTGTGTACATGGTTCTAAAGATCCAAGCAAGATGTGGGTTATGAAAGAGTATGGTGTTGACACATCTTGGAGTAAGATGGCTTCCCCATATAACAGTCTTAGGAATAACTTGAATGAAGAATTCAGGTGTGAGTTGTTACACACTCTGAATAATGAACATATGTTGCTGGTCAACAAGGAAAAACTAATGTTGTGTGATCAGAAAGAAAACACATACAAGAACATTATGCCTTACGGAAGGTGGTTCCGACATGATGCCAACTTATACGTGGAGACTCTTGTTTCACCTCATCCATCACTTTAA